A region of [Bacteroides] pectinophilus DNA encodes the following proteins:
- the metF gene encoding methylenetetrahydrofolate reductase [NAD(P)H]: MKISQIHHDKKQSLSFEIFPPKKEEDFKNIDATLEILCDCRPDYISVTFGAGGSSNNNKTIQLARKIKEKYHVEPVVHLTCLCYNRAEIDEFVRELTAEGIENILALRGDRNPDVPAKEDFAHASDLIKYLRATTGDRFCIAGACYPDVHPETGNRVDDINNLKIKTDAGADILISQLFFDNDTFLQFVSDCRRARIEVPIVPGIMPCINAAQIQRMVTMCGAKFPERFRKLIRKYGDNKDALFDAGMAYCQSQIIELLASDVDGVHLYTMNNVKVAKRLTEGIKNII; this comes from the coding sequence TTGAAGATTTCACAGATACATCATGATAAGAAACAGTCGCTTTCATTCGAGATTTTTCCACCTAAAAAAGAGGAAGATTTTAAAAATATTGACGCAACGCTTGAGATTTTGTGCGACTGCAGACCGGATTACATAAGTGTTACGTTTGGAGCAGGAGGCAGCTCTAATAATAATAAGACAATACAGCTTGCCAGGAAGATAAAAGAAAAGTATCATGTAGAGCCTGTTGTGCATCTTACGTGCCTTTGCTATAACAGAGCAGAGATAGACGAATTTGTAAGGGAGCTTACGGCAGAAGGGATAGAGAATATTCTGGCACTGAGAGGAGACCGCAACCCGGATGTTCCTGCCAAGGAAGATTTTGCGCATGCCAGTGACCTTATTAAGTATCTGAGGGCAACTACAGGAGACAGATTCTGTATAGCGGGAGCATGTTATCCGGATGTACATCCGGAGACGGGAAATCGTGTCGATGATATTAACAATCTTAAGATTAAGACTGATGCAGGGGCTGATATCCTCATATCACAGCTGTTCTTTGATAATGACACATTTCTTCAGTTCGTAAGTGATTGCAGAAGGGCGAGGATTGAAGTGCCTATTGTTCCGGGTATTATGCCATGTATTAATGCGGCACAGATTCAGAGAATGGTAACAATGTGCGGTGCTAAGTTCCCTGAGCGTTTCCGGAAGCTTATACGCAAATACGGTGATAATAAAGACGCACTTTTTGATGCAGGAATGGCATACTGCCAGAGCCAGATAATTGAGCTTCTTGCATCTGATGTCGATGGTGTACACCTGTATACAATGAATAATGTAAAGGTCGCAAAGCGTCTCACTGAAGGCATAAAGAATATAATTTAA
- a CDS encoding LrgB family protein yields the protein MNEFFANAAFAGVSVSLISYMIGVYLKKKLNVGLFNPLLISIAVTIIFLVLAHIDYDAYNEGARYLSWLLTPATVCLAIPLYEEFELLKSNVRAVMCGIISGVLTSLITILVLAMFFGLTHEEYVTLLPKSITTAIGMGVSEELGGYVTITVAVIIITGVIGNILAEFICKIFRIEEPIAKGIAIGSAAHAIGTAKAMEIGEVEGAMSSLSIAVAGILTVVGASVFAHFI from the coding sequence ATGAATGAATTTTTTGCTAACGCTGCATTTGCAGGTGTGAGCGTAAGTCTTATATCGTACATGATAGGAGTATATCTTAAAAAGAAGCTGAATGTCGGACTTTTTAATCCGCTTCTTATATCAATAGCAGTAACAATAATATTTCTTGTGCTGGCACACATTGATTATGATGCATACAATGAGGGAGCCAGGTATCTGAGCTGGCTTCTGACACCTGCAACAGTATGCCTTGCAATACCGCTTTATGAAGAGTTTGAATTGCTTAAGAGTAATGTCCGCGCCGTAATGTGCGGAATCATATCAGGCGTGCTTACAAGCCTTATAACAATTCTTGTCCTTGCCATGTTTTTCGGGCTTACTCATGAGGAATATGTAACACTTCTGCCAAAGTCAATAACAACGGCAATAGGAATGGGTGTATCCGAAGAACTTGGCGGCTATGTAACTATTACTGTTGCTGTTATTATAATAACGGGTGTTATTGGTAATATTCTTGCGGAATTTATATGTAAAATTTTCAGAATTGAGGAGCCTATTGCCAAAGGAATAGCAATCGGATCTGCAGCACATGCAATCGGTACGGCCAAGGCAATGGAAATCGGTGAAGTTGAGGGCGCAATGAGCAGCCTTTCAATTGCAGTAGCGGGCATATTGACTGTGGTCGGTGCGTCTGTATTTGCACATTTTATATAA
- a CDS encoding MarR family transcriptional regulator, whose product MYFWDKHKTITSYYELLSGEVCDRYGLTQMEYDILMFLHNNPQHNTAAEIVKVRKSTKSHVSTSLKKLENKGLVERIQSEDNKKHIEIVLLDKAELIVEAGINAQKRFAQNVLRGLTEEEKHMCINVFDKICNNAEECLREYRENSDER is encoded by the coding sequence ATGTATTTCTGGGATAAACATAAGACAATTACGAGCTATTATGAGCTGCTCTCAGGTGAGGTATGTGACCGGTACGGGCTGACACAGATGGAATATGACATACTTATGTTCCTGCATAATAATCCGCAGCACAATACCGCCGCAGAGATAGTAAAGGTCAGAAAATCAACAAAATCCCATGTTTCAACATCGTTAAAAAAATTAGAAAACAAAGGTCTGGTTGAACGGATACAAAGTGAGGATAACAAAAAGCATATAGAGATTGTTCTTCTGGACAAAGCAGAGTTAATCGTGGAAGCTGGGATTAATGCACAAAAGCGGTTTGCACAAAATGTACTAAGAGGATTGACGGAAGAAGAAAAGCATATGTGTATTAATGTATTTGACAAGATCTGTAATAATGCGGAGGAGTGTTTAAGAGAATATAGGGAGAATTCAGATGAAAGATAA
- a CDS encoding CidA/LrgA family protein, whose translation MKYLKQFLIILIISFIGEILKEILPLPIPASIYGMVILFVCLLTKVIKLEDVRETGKFLIEIMPVMFIPAGVGLMSSWNVLRPLILPVGIITVVTVFTVMAVSGRISQAIIRAGQKNEESAGTIDE comes from the coding sequence ATGAAGTATCTGAAGCAATTTTTAATTATTCTGATAATATCATTTATCGGAGAGATTCTTAAGGAGATTCTGCCGCTGCCTATTCCGGCAAGTATATACGGCATGGTAATTCTTTTTGTATGTCTGCTGACTAAGGTTATTAAGCTTGAAGATGTCAGAGAGACAGGCAAATTTCTTATAGAAATAATGCCGGTTATGTTTATACCGGCCGGTGTAGGCCTTATGTCATCGTGGAACGTTCTGCGTCCGCTTATTCTTCCAGTAGGAATTATTACGGTTGTAACGGTATTTACGGTAATGGCTGTCAGCGGAAGGATTTCACAGGCGATAATCCGTGCAGGCCAGAAAAATGAGGAAAGTGCAGGAACCATAGATGAATGA
- a CDS encoding adenylosuccinate synthase, which translates to MITAVTGINWGDEGKGRIVDLLSEKADYVVRYQGGNNAGHTVVTPEGKYVLNLIPSGILHPEAVCVLGGGMVVDLDHLRHEMSMLQYMKVKIDSDNLKISDKATICMPFHVRQDVLEEERLLEKGAAFGSTRRGIAYAYGDKYMKKTLRMGDLLNLNSIAIKRRLQVILESKNLIMENVYGQNPLSFEELYNWCESQAEYFRNYICDTGKLLNNAAEAGKNILFEAQLGALRDIDYGIYPYTSSSNTIAAYAPIGAGIPQRTPDRVVGVMKAYSTCVGEGPFAAEDAMPEEWNNKLRNAGGEFGAATGRPRRVGPFDAVASRYGIECQGADDIALTKLDVLSEFDTIPVVTAYELDGHTIDTFPADSSLERVKPVVEEYPGWHCDISGCKSWEELPKEAREYVLAIEKLVNHRIYLVSTGAERSEYITIS; encoded by the coding sequence ATGATTACGGCTGTTACGGGAATTAACTGGGGAGACGAAGGCAAAGGAAGAATAGTTGATCTGTTAAGTGAGAAGGCTGACTATGTTGTCAGGTATCAGGGCGGTAACAATGCAGGGCACACAGTTGTGACACCTGAAGGAAAGTATGTGCTGAATCTTATTCCATCAGGAATACTGCATCCGGAAGCAGTATGTGTGTTAGGCGGAGGAATGGTAGTTGACCTTGATCATCTCAGACATGAGATGTCAATGCTGCAATATATGAAAGTTAAAATAGATTCGGACAATCTCAAGATTTCGGATAAGGCAACAATATGTATGCCTTTCCATGTGCGTCAGGATGTACTTGAGGAAGAAAGGCTTCTTGAAAAAGGCGCAGCATTTGGCTCAACAAGAAGAGGAATAGCATATGCATACGGCGATAAGTATATGAAAAAGACACTTAGAATGGGCGATCTTCTGAATCTGAATTCGATTGCAATAAAGAGAAGACTTCAGGTTATACTTGAGAGTAAAAACCTCATCATGGAAAATGTCTATGGACAGAATCCGCTTTCATTTGAAGAATTATATAACTGGTGCGAAAGTCAGGCTGAATATTTCCGTAATTATATATGCGATACCGGAAAGCTGCTTAACAATGCTGCCGAGGCAGGAAAAAATATTCTTTTTGAAGCACAGCTTGGCGCTTTAAGGGATATTGATTATGGTATATATCCTTATACATCAAGTTCAAATACCATAGCAGCATATGCGCCTATAGGTGCAGGAATTCCACAGAGAACGCCTGACCGTGTTGTAGGTGTAATGAAAGCATATTCAACATGTGTAGGAGAGGGACCATTTGCTGCTGAAGATGCAATGCCTGAAGAGTGGAATAATAAGCTCCGTAATGCCGGAGGTGAATTCGGGGCAGCAACAGGAAGACCAAGAAGGGTAGGACCTTTTGATGCGGTAGCAAGCAGGTATGGGATAGAATGTCAGGGGGCAGATGATATAGCCCTCACAAAGCTTGATGTACTGAGTGAGTTTGATACAATACCGGTAGTTACTGCCTATGAGCTTGACGGACATACGATTGACACATTCCCTGCTGACAGCAGTCTCGAGAGAGTGAAGCCTGTTGTTGAGGAGTATCCGGGATGGCACTGTGATATATCAGGCTGCAAAAGCTGGGAGGAGCTTCCTAAAGAGGCAAGAGAATACGTGCTGGCAATTGAAAAACTTGTTAATCACAGAATTTATCTTGTGTCAACGGGAGCAGAACGCAGCGAATATATAACAATATCTTAA
- the bioB gene encoding biotin synthase BioB: MIKADMINELKDKVIDGYSISRDEALLLADTPDSRLDELCRAADEIQRHFFDNDFDMCAVISVKGGRCSENCRYCAQSSCAQIPVPAHSMISPDELAANAQLRNIDGIRHYCLVSTGRRVSDSDIAYICEGISRICRDTHLTVCTSFGLLKPDQLRRLKEAGVARIHNNLETSRRYFPTLCTSHTYDEKIATIRAAREAGLEVCSGGIFGVGETTEDRIDMALTLRSLDVQSVPVNMLDPVPGTPFGETPVLTRDEVRRIIAVYRFILPRQYIRLAAGRDYLSDSGFSCFHSGSNAAITGDMLTVKGISIDEDINTIKKMGYRM, translated from the coding sequence ATGATTAAAGCAGATATGATTAATGAATTAAAAGATAAAGTTATTGACGGATATTCCATAAGCAGAGACGAAGCACTTCTGCTTGCGGATACTCCAGACAGCCGCCTTGATGAGCTGTGCCGCGCTGCCGATGAGATACAGCGTCACTTTTTTGACAATGACTTCGATATGTGTGCCGTCATAAGCGTAAAGGGCGGCCGCTGTTCTGAGAACTGCCGCTATTGTGCACAGTCATCATGTGCCCAGATTCCTGTTCCTGCGCACTCAATGATATCGCCCGATGAGCTCGCTGCCAATGCCCAATTACGTAACATTGACGGAATCAGGCATTACTGTCTTGTTTCAACCGGCAGACGTGTGAGTGACAGCGACATTGCCTATATCTGTGAAGGTATCAGCCGCATATGCCGTGATACACATCTTACAGTATGTACCTCTTTTGGTCTTCTTAAGCCGGACCAGCTTCGCAGGCTTAAAGAAGCAGGAGTTGCACGAATCCATAATAATCTTGAGACATCAAGACGTTATTTCCCGACACTCTGCACAAGCCACACCTACGATGAAAAGATTGCAACAATCCGTGCAGCCCGTGAAGCAGGTCTTGAGGTATGCAGCGGTGGTATATTCGGTGTTGGTGAGACGACGGAAGACCGCATTGATATGGCTCTGACGCTGCGTTCGCTTGATGTACAGTCAGTCCCTGTCAACATGCTCGATCCTGTTCCCGGAACACCTTTTGGAGAGACACCGGTTCTTACACGTGATGAAGTACGCCGCATAATCGCAGTCTACCGGTTCATACTGCCAAGACAGTACATACGTCTTGCTGCCGGACGCGATTACCTTAGCGACAGTGGCTTTTCATGTTTTCATTCAGGCTCTAATGCAGCAATTACCGGAGATATGCTCACCGTTAAAGGCATTTCCATAGATGAAGATATCAACACAATAAAAAAGATGGGGTACCGCATGTAA
- a CDS encoding sodium:alanine symporter family protein, whose translation MLQSINTILSKIDGMVWGIPLMVLILAGGIYLTIRMGLLQIRKLPLALKWMVKNEEDGHGEVSSFGALCTALSATIGTGNIVGVATAICAGGPGALFWMEIAAFFGMATKYAEGLLAVKYRVVDENNHSLGGPFYYIEKGMGKNWKWLAKLFAFFGICVGLFGIGTFSQVNGIASAVNNFFDPANQMTVVIPGIGTYSWTVVIASLILSICVALVLIGGIKRIANVSQVVVPFMAVIYFVICIALVICNIKSVPSAVVTIIDGAFNPAAVTGGVAGSIIVAMQNGIARGIFSNEAGLGSAPIAAAAAKTKEPVRQGLVSMTGTFIDTIVICTMTGLAIVMTGAWQVNGLKGVAVTTYAFNNGLPIPTVISSFLLMMCLVFFAFTTILGWDYYSERCLEYLTGGNMKMVGIYRWLYILAVFIGPYMTVEAVWTIADIFNGLMAIPNMIAIFALSSVVIAETRDFFKRHKKESEA comes from the coding sequence ATGTTACAGTCGATTAACACGATACTGTCTAAGATAGACGGTATGGTATGGGGCATCCCTCTTATGGTGCTTATCCTTGCAGGAGGCATATATCTTACAATTAGAATGGGGCTGCTTCAGATACGTAAGCTTCCGCTGGCACTTAAGTGGATGGTTAAGAACGAAGAGGACGGACATGGAGAAGTATCGTCATTTGGCGCATTATGTACGGCTCTTTCAGCAACTATAGGTACCGGTAATATCGTAGGTGTTGCAACTGCAATATGTGCGGGTGGACCGGGAGCATTATTCTGGATGGAGATTGCGGCGTTCTTCGGTATGGCTACCAAGTATGCTGAGGGTCTCCTTGCTGTAAAGTACAGAGTGGTTGACGAGAATAATCATTCTCTTGGCGGACCTTTCTATTACATAGAGAAGGGAATGGGTAAGAACTGGAAATGGCTTGCCAAGCTTTTTGCTTTCTTTGGTATCTGTGTCGGTCTGTTTGGAATAGGAACATTCTCACAGGTTAATGGTATAGCTTCAGCAGTTAATAATTTCTTCGACCCTGCTAATCAGATGACAGTAGTAATTCCGGGAATCGGTACATATTCATGGACAGTTGTAATTGCATCACTTATACTCAGTATATGTGTTGCACTCGTACTTATTGGCGGAATTAAGAGAATTGCCAATGTATCACAGGTTGTAGTTCCGTTTATGGCTGTAATCTATTTTGTTATATGTATAGCACTTGTAATATGCAATATCAAGTCTGTTCCTTCAGCAGTTGTAACAATCATTGACGGAGCGTTTAATCCGGCGGCGGTGACAGGCGGTGTGGCAGGCTCAATAATCGTTGCAATGCAGAATGGTATTGCAAGAGGTATTTTCTCTAATGAGGCAGGACTTGGTTCAGCACCTATTGCGGCAGCAGCAGCCAAGACTAAGGAGCCTGTACGTCAGGGGCTTGTATCTATGACAGGTACATTTATTGATACTATAGTAATCTGTACAATGACAGGACTTGCAATCGTTATGACAGGTGCATGGCAGGTTAACGGACTTAAGGGTGTTGCGGTTACAACATATGCATTCAATAACGGACTGCCTATTCCGACAGTGATTTCTTCATTTCTGCTGATGATGTGTCTTGTATTTTTTGCATTCACAACAATTCTTGGCTGGGATTACTATTCGGAGAGATGTCTTGAGTATCTTACCGGAGGTAACATGAAGATGGTTGGAATATACCGCTGGCTGTATATCCTTGCGGTGTTTATCGGACCATATATGACGGTTGAAGCGGTATGGACAATTGCAGATATATTCAACGGACTCATGGCAATACCTAACATGATTGCAATATTTGCACTCAGTAGTGTTGTTATAGCAGAGACAAGGGACTTCTTTAAGAGACATAAGAAGGAATCAGAGGCGTAG
- a CDS encoding GntR family transcriptional regulator produces MGREYEKAVDYVRRMISSGSLNVGDRLPTERELSLELDISRNSTREAMRMLENMGIIVSRHGSGNYISGNMERTISDMIHMMLALKQVSRHDICDFRRSMEKTVCHAVIDRLEAGSDKPDELDMAAELAYSMDCSDSETDRRFHYLLVKASGNAFIDILMSALIDVYREWIDEALEAINGDDKLHLKKAHEDIINALHSRDKSACDRAIDMHYNINEQSLTGQLLSFK; encoded by the coding sequence ATGGGGCGGGAATATGAGAAGGCCGTTGATTATGTGCGCAGAATGATTAGCAGCGGTTCATTGAATGTAGGGGACAGACTTCCGACAGAGCGGGAGTTGTCGCTTGAACTTGACATAAGCCGTAATTCAACGAGGGAAGCCATGAGAATGCTTGAAAATATGGGCATCATAGTGTCACGTCATGGCTCAGGTAATTATATCAGCGGCAACATGGAGAGAACAATATCGGATATGATACATATGATGCTGGCACTTAAACAGGTCTCTCGTCATGATATATGTGATTTCAGAAGAAGCATGGAAAAGACAGTGTGCCATGCTGTAATAGACAGGCTGGAAGCTGGAAGTGATAAACCGGATGAGCTTGATATGGCAGCGGAACTGGCTTATTCTATGGACTGCAGTGACAGTGAGACGGACAGAAGATTTCATTATCTGCTTGTAAAGGCATCAGGCAATGCATTTATCGATATACTTATGAGCGCACTCATAGACGTGTATCGTGAGTGGATAGATGAAGCACTCGAAGCGATAAACGGTGATGATAAGTTACATCTTAAGAAGGCACATGAAGATATAATAAATGCTCTGCATAGCAGGGATAAGTCTGCATGTGACAGAGCAATAGATATGCACTATAATATTAACGAGCAAAGCCTGACAGGACAGCTGCTATCTTTTAAGTAG
- a CDS encoding biotin transporter BioY, whose product MDKTTNKKPAISTQSLVTMAIFAAILSVSAYASIPIPLPSNPHITLLNFVILLVALLFPLEQSFLVILVWMLLGILGVPVFIAGGSGFGYIIGPYGGYTATFLVVAVVLPLIRGKKYNRIRYTAAAIVGVLIIDILGMLWLMLQNHLSLSAAFLAGFVPFIPLDLVKAVIAAQIIPPLRRIVKAE is encoded by the coding sequence ATGGATAAGACCACTAATAAAAAACCTGCCATCAGCACGCAGTCCCTTGTGACAATGGCTATATTTGCAGCAATACTCAGCGTGTCAGCATATGCAAGTATACCGATTCCGCTTCCAAGCAATCCACATATAACACTTCTTAACTTTGTGATTCTGCTTGTGGCGCTGCTGTTTCCGCTTGAACAGTCATTTCTTGTAATACTCGTATGGATGCTCCTTGGAATCTTAGGTGTACCTGTATTTATAGCGGGTGGTTCAGGCTTTGGCTACATAATAGGGCCATATGGCGGATACACAGCAACATTCCTTGTTGTTGCAGTTGTACTTCCACTAATCAGAGGTAAGAAATATAATCGTATCCGCTACACGGCAGCAGCTATTGTCGGAGTGCTTATAATAGACATACTCGGAATGTTGTGGCTCATGCTTCAGAATCATCTGAGCTTAAGTGCCGCATTCCTTGCGGGATTTGTACCGTTTATTCCGCTCGACCTTGTAAAGGCTGTCATTGCGGCACAGATTATTCCGCCACTGAGAAGAATTGTTAAGGCAGAATAG
- a CDS encoding LysR family transcriptional regulator — translation MANYDYYRIFYYVAQYKSFSRAAEILENNQPNITRCMNNLENELGCKLFVRTNRGVTLTPEGTRLYEHVAVAFEQIEVAEKEISMDNSLESGIVTIGASETALRLMLLNKLEEFHEKYPRVRLRISNHSSPQAVKALEDGLVDFAVVTTPITIKKPLQKTSLYSFREILIGGRKYSDIAAKMQSINNLADIPFISLGGESATRELYMQYFLNHNMPFNPDMEAATTDQILPMVEHNLGLGFYPEEMASEFIQKGTILPIRIFEPVPYRTVCLIQDTSKPHSVAAGKLEEILLKR, via the coding sequence ATGGCAAATTACGATTACTATAGAATATTCTATTATGTTGCACAATACAAAAGCTTCTCGAGGGCTGCTGAGATTCTTGAAAATAACCAGCCTAACATAACACGATGCATGAACAATCTTGAAAATGAACTGGGATGCAAGCTTTTTGTCCGCACGAACCGTGGTGTAACACTTACACCTGAAGGTACAAGGCTTTATGAACATGTTGCGGTTGCCTTTGAACAGATTGAAGTCGCAGAAAAAGAGATATCAATGGATAACAGTCTTGAAAGCGGTATTGTTACTATCGGTGCAAGTGAAACAGCGCTGCGCCTTATGCTTCTTAACAAGCTTGAAGAGTTCCATGAAAAATATCCACGTGTAAGGCTGCGCATTTCCAATCATTCCTCTCCACAGGCTGTCAAAGCCCTTGAGGACGGACTTGTTGATTTTGCAGTTGTAACAACCCCCATAACTATAAAAAAGCCCCTTCAGAAAACCTCACTTTACTCATTCCGTGAGATTCTCATCGGGGGAAGAAAATATTCAGATATCGCTGCAAAGATGCAGAGTATTAATAATCTTGCCGATATACCTTTTATATCACTTGGCGGCGAATCAGCAACCCGTGAACTGTATATGCAGTATTTTTTAAATCACAATATGCCATTTAATCCCGATATGGAAGCTGCCACTACAGACCAGATTCTTCCTATGGTAGAGCACAATCTCGGACTCGGCTTTTATCCCGAAGAAATGGCATCCGAATTCATTCAAAAAGGAACTATACTGCCAATCCGTATATTTGAACCCGTTCCCTACAGAACCGTATGTCTCATTCAGGACACATCAAAACCTCACAGTGTTGCCGCCGGCAAGCTTGAGGAAATACTACTTAAAAGATAG